One Equus quagga isolate Etosha38 chromosome 5, UCLA_HA_Equagga_1.0, whole genome shotgun sequence genomic window carries:
- the EGR4 gene encoding LOW QUALITY PROTEIN: early growth response protein 4 (The sequence of the model RefSeq protein was modified relative to this genomic sequence to represent the inferred CDS: inserted 3 bases in 2 codons; deleted 1 base in 1 codon; substituted 1 base at 1 genomic stop codon) — protein MAVARGVGSPEPAPPLLYKWGGPRLGEPGCALERRGTAARAXSQRARASRPPEPXFPEVSAWSQEPGRLVLRGAGXAQQPASPLPARPQAQRARPPAPRSRYRAMLHLSEFSSPDALLVKSTEGCCSEPSAELPRLPARDAPAAAGYPGGDFLSWALSSCGAGGDLTDSCFLEGPAPTPPPGLSYSGSFFIQAVPEHPHDPEALFNLMSGILGLAPFPGPEAAASRSPLDASFPTGPDALLPGQPDLYSPDLGAAAFPEAFWEASPSAGAPSQCLYEPQLSPPDVKPGLRAPPASPALDTASAFKGPYAPWELLSAGAPGSCGSQGGFQAAPEARFPTMGAKIEDLLSISCPAELPAGPANRLYPTGAYDTFPLAPGDLGEGAEGLPALLTPPSGEGGSSGDGGEFLASTQPQLSPLGLRSAAADFPKPLVADIPGSSGVPEPPGPPPPAPFPPAKARRKGRRGGKCSARCFCPRPHAKAFACPVESCVRSFARSDELNRHLRIHTGHKPFQCRICLRNFSRSDHLTTHVRTHTGEKPFACDVCGRRFARSDEKKRHSKVHLKQKARAEERLKGLGFYSLGLSFAAL, from the exons ATGGCAGTGGCCCGGGGAGTCGGAAGCCCTGAGCCAGCGCCGCCGCTGCTATATAAGTGGGGGGGGCCGCGG TTGGGGGAGCCCGGCTGCGCTTTGGAGAGGCGAGGAACCGCCGCCCGAGCCTAGTCCCAGCGAGCAAGGGCTTCTCGGCCCCCCGAAC CTTTCCCAGAGGTGAGCGCCTGGAGCCAGGAGCCCGGACGCCTGGTTCTACGAGGCGCGGG CGCGCAGCAGCCGGCCTCCCCGCTACCTGCGCGTCCCCAAGCCCAGCGGGCGAGGCCCCCGGCGCCCCGCAGCCGCTACCGCGCCATGCTCCACCTTAGCGAGTTTTCCAGCCCCGACGCGCTCCTGGTCAAGTCCACCGAGGGGTGTTGCTCCGAACCCAGCGCTGAACTGCCCCGGCTTCCCGCCAGGGACGCGCCCGCGGCCGCCGGCTACCCCGGAG GCGACTTCTTGAGCTGGGCTTTGAGCAGCTGCGGCGCCGGGGGGGACTTAACCGACTCCTGCTTCCTGGAGGGGCCTGCGCCCACGCCCCCTCCCGGCCTCAGCTACAGCGGTAGCTTCTTCATCCAGGCAGTACCCGAACACCCGCACGACCCAGAGGCACTCTTCAACCTCATGTCGGGCATCCTAGGCCTGGCGCCTTTCCCGGGTCCTGAGGCGGCAGCATCCCGGTCTCCGTTGGACGCCTCATTTCCCACAGGCCCCGACGCCTTGCTGCCGGGTCAGCCAGACCTTTACTCCCCGGATCTGGGCGCTGCCGCCTTCCCAGAGGCGTTCTGGGAGGCCTCGCCGTCGGCAGGTGCCCCCTCACAGTGCCTCTATGAGCCTCAACTCTCCCCACCCGACGTCAAGCCAGGCCTCCGGGCTCCTCCGGCCTCTCCAGCGCTGGACACTGCCTCGGCCTTCAAAGGCCCCTACGCTCCCTGGGAGCTGCTCTCAGCTGGGGCCCCAGGGAGTTGTGGGTCACAGGGAGGCTTCCAGGCCGCCCCCGAGGCCCGTTTCCCCACGATGGGGGCCAAGATTGAAGACCTGCTGTCCATCAGCTGCCCCGCCGAGCTGCCGGCCGGCCCAGCCAACAGACTCTACCCCACGGGGGCCTACGACACTTTCCCGCTGGCCCCGGGTGACTTAGGAGAGGGGGCCGAGGGCCTCCCGGCGCTCCTGACCCCTcctagtggggagggagggagcagcgGCGACGGCGGAGAGTTTCTGGCCAGTACGCAACCTCAGCTTTCCCCGTTGGGCCTCCGCAGCGCCGCAGCGGACTTCCCGAAACCTCTGGTGGCGGACATCCCCGGGAGCAGTGGCGTGCCTGAACCTccggggccgccgccgccggccccgTTCCCCCCAGCCAAGGCGCGGCGCAAGGGGCGTCGGGGCGGCAAGTGCAGCGCACGTTGCTTCTGCCCGCGGCCGCACGCCAAGGCCTTTGCTTGCCCGGTGGAAAGCTGTGTGCGCAGCTTTGCGCGCTCCGACGAGCTCAACCGCCACCTGCGCATCCACACAGGCCACAAGCCCTTTCAGTGCCGCATCTGCCTCCGCAACTTCAGCCGCAGCGACCACCTTACCACACACGTGCGCACTCACACCGGCGAGAAGCCCTTTGCCTGCGACGTGTGCGGCCGCCGCTTCGCGCGCAGCGATGAGAAAAAACGGCACAGCAAGGTGCACCTCAAGCAGAAGGCGCGCGCCGAGGAGCGACTCAAGGGCCTTGGCTTTTACTCGTTGGGCCTCTCCTTCGCCGCCCTGTGA